From Quercus lobata isolate SW786 chromosome 11, ValleyOak3.0 Primary Assembly, whole genome shotgun sequence:
CACGATTTCTACAAAATCAAGGAACAATTCCTATTTCTAGTCCTAACCCCTGCACTTACATCCCCACATCGGGTAAGGAACATTGCCATTAATGAGCAAATGgagcttttttcctttttttcacaTGTAAATTCCACCATTTACCAGCGTTCAGAATAGTAGTATTAGGATACAAAAATGTCCTTGCAAAGACCGCGGAGAGAGGAAGAAAATTTACTATGTCACTAGTATTAGGATACAAAAATGTCCTTTGCATGGGATAAACGCTACTTGATTGGTTTGGAAAGTTTGTTGTGACCCATTGTCGCCTAcaaattcaaagtttttttGGTCTGATCTCTTCGTCGTTTTTATTTATAACACCTATGTATGTTATTGTAAAAAGCCTTGTAATTCATTGATATTGATTAGTTTCATTCATGAGGAAGATCAAGGTTCAAATCCTCCCTCTTTACTATGTGTAAtagtttataaataaaaaaaagtttactacTATGTTGGGAAAATTCTTCCTatcttactttaaaaaaaatgattttatctTCTCCATTTACTTTAAAGTGTAAAATTTTAGTCATTAATGAATTTAAAGGCATGCATGGTCAGTTCAAGTTAGAGTTTAATggtaatgatatttttttacaGTGCCCTGTGTTTATGATTCGAACCCTATACCCTTAACTTCAGTTGCCCAATCCATGCTCATTTGTTTAACATCTTTGGCAGTCAGACACACTAACAATGGATATCCACCTTAGGAACACCATTCATCCGAAAAAAGCTATTTGTCCAACATATAAACTTAGTCATTCGTTGTAAGATCCTACTTGTTCAATTACCGGGACGATCACTCTCCGATATTAGCATAATTATAAAAGGGTTTTATTAACATATGTCTTAGGTATACGTTAGTAAAccatttaagaaaattttttatggaaaaataaaaaagtaactaattaatttgatagttttttcaatttttcataaaaaaatttcttattatgAATGGTTAATGTATGTCCTTAGGACATACATTAACTGGACCTATTATGAATAATGctacagacacaaactattttataacatttttacaaactgttaatgtagttttagtaattttcaaataattattggaAAACATAAATATGATATTAGTAGTGGATCTATAttataactaataaaaatttgttacattagcagtttgtaaaaatgttataaaataatttgtgactaTAGTATTACTCGACCATTATaaaatctatattaaaaaaaaaaaaaaaaaaacaagtaaatgTTCACTATAGCAGCTTAcgctcacttttttttttataggacaATTATTGATTTACATTTAATGTTTATATAAATGGTAcacattttcataaaaagtaTCCAATAATATACACTACTCATCAAATGTttacaatattatatacatttccTTCTTAATATTCGCATACAAGAAatgaatacaaataaataagcAGATTTCAGGAATATTTGCATATGATAAATGTTCAATGTTCCGCTTCATCGCCCCATCACCAAAGTTCCCAATCCcacaaaaccacaaccacaaccacaagaCCATAACCTTACCTCTTGCTGCATTCTTCTTCACTCACACTATCATCGACCAAACACCAAAACGTGAACCAGAACACGACATCAGCATCACCAACAACACCTCATACTGGACCAAAAAGATTCACAGACTTTGCGCCAAAGACCGCAATGTCGACGAGGCGCTTCGCCTTCTGGACCGCCTCAGCCTCCGCGGATACCAACCAGACTCTCTCAACATCAACACCATCATTCACGCACTCTGCCACTCCCACCGCTTCTCCGAAGCTCACCACCGCCTTCTACTCTTCTTATCTTCTCATTGGGTCCCTGACGAGCGTACCTGCAATGTTCTTATTGCCAGATTACTCGATTCTCGAACCCCATATACCACATTGCATGTTATACTTCGTCTGATTCATGTTAAGCCTGAGTTTGTCCCGTCTTTGCCTAATTATAACCGTTTGATGAATCAGTTTTGCTCGTTACAACGACGGCCCGATGAAGCTCATAGGTTGTTTTTTGATATGAAGAGTAGAGGGCATTGTCCAAATGTTGTTTCTTATACTACTTTGATTAATGGGTATTGTAGAATTGGTGAATTGGGTAATGCCCACaaggtgtttgatgaaatggGTGAGAATGGTGTGGTACCCAATTCGCTAACATATAGTGTATTATTAGGTGGTGTTCTTCGGGAGCGCGACATTGAGCGGGGGAGGGAATTGATGTGCAAACTTTGGGAGAAGGTGAGTGATGAAAAGGACCTGTCTGTGAGAAATGCTGCTTTTGCCAACCTGGTTGATTCTTTGTGTAGAGAAGGGTTTTTTAACGAAGTGTTTAGGATTGCAGAAAACATGCCTCAAGGGAAGAGTGTGTGTGAGGAATTCGTTTATGGACAGATTATAGATTCACTTTGTAAAGCTGGAAAGCATCATGGGGCCTCAAGGATTGTTTACATAATGAGGAAGAGGGGGTTTCTTCCAAGTTTGGCATCGTACAATACTATCATACATGGACTATGCAAGGAGGGAGGTTATATGAGGGCATATCAGTTGCTGGAGGAAGGAATTGAGTTTGGGTACCTACCATCTGAGTATACATATAAGGTTCTAGTAGAAGGTCTTTGCAAAGAATCGGACCTTTACAAGGCAAGGAATCTTCTCCAATATATGCTGAATAAGAAGGGTGTGGACAGAACTAGAATGttcaatatatatttaagaGCTCTTTGTCTTATCACTAACCCAACTGAGCTTTTGAATGCACTTGTTTCCATGCTTCAAAACCAGTGTCAGCCTGATGTCATTACCTTGAACACAGTTATAAATGGGTTTTGCAAGATGGGGAGGATTGGAGAAGCTTTGAAGGTATTAAATGATATGATAATAGGCAAATTTTGTTCCCCGGATGCTGTGACCTTCACTACTATCATACAGGGTTTATTAAATGTTGGAAGAACCCAGGAAGCTTTTGACTTTTTGTATCACATAATGCCAGAACGAGGTGTTAGGCCTGGTGTTGTGACATATAATGCAGTTCTTCATGGCTTGTTTAAACTTCAGCAAGCAAATGAAGCAATGGGGTTTTTTAATAGAATGGCAAGTGATGGTGTCTCAGTGGATTGTACCACTTATACTATAATAATTGATGGATTATGTAAAGCCAACCGAATAGAAGAGGCCATGAAGTTTTGGGATGATGTCATATGGCCATCAAAGTATCATGATAATTATGTTTATGCAGCCCTTCTCAAAGGGCTTTGCTGCTCAGGCAAATTCAATGAAGCTTGTCATTTCTTATATGAATTGGTTGATTCTGGGGTCTCTCCAAACATTttcaattataatattttgattgaCAGTGCATGCAAGTTGGGCTTAATGAGAGAAGCTTATCAAGTTGTGGGAGAGATGAGAAGGAATGGGCTGGCCCCAGATGCTGTAACCTGGAGGATTCTTGACAAATTACATGATATGTGAGAAAGTAATTCTCTGTTGAGGATGCAGCTTTGCAATCCTGAGGTGAACCACAGGATATAAACACCAAGAAAACCTGATGAAGAAAATCTTACTTGAATTTAAGTAGCCATAATGAGGAGACATTTTTTAAAGGAGGATCCAGTTAGTACTGACGAAGATAAATGTTTTGACCTTGTTATGGAGATGACCTCCTTGACTTTGAGAGGAATCATCTGAAGGGGTTAATAAAATGCAAATGTAACAGAGCTGTAGCTCCAAAACACAAAGTGGTCATGCATGGTTGAGATGCCTAATGGGGCAGGAAAAGAGACCATGTCTTTcactaacaattatttttatgtgaagGATGTCAAAAAAATTCAGGGGCATGCGATTAACGGAGAATTTTTCAACAACATAAAGATATTCTAGACAAAGAGAGTTTGTTATGCTAGAGAGTACTATCAAAGGATTAGTGAATGGATTGCTGTAGGTTGTGGATATGTTGTGGATTGGTGAGTTGATAGCTGCATACAGAAATTAGATAAAAACtgcaaacaaatcacaaattttggaatttattCGTTTGCAGTCTACAAGACCATtctttaaacaaacaaaatttctattttgtttgtttttctggtattttttttgtgtggattaGATTTTCCGGgaaaatgggattttttttttgttctttgtttgtTGGATTGATGGGGAAATAGGAATACAAATGAAagagtggattttttttatttattttttatttttttatatggcTAAGTTTAATTtactggtttctcaaaaaaagaaagaaagttcaATTTACTGCTAGGAGTATTTGGAGGCCTTTACAGCTTGGCTTGAGAAAGGTTTTGAGAAAGTTTTATATTGATGCACAGTGGACCTAGCTTCTTATTGTTGGAAAAAtgttcttcatttttgttttgatggatTTTCTTTGTGGGGTTAAAGTtatctcataaaataaaaaaggaaaattttagagTATTTAATGTGATAAATGGGGTGTTGGGGGAAATGGCTTTTCTAAAGTTTTGTTCTTCACAGTTCCTGTGTAGCAAATGGCAATGAGGAAATTCTACAGCAAGATCAAGGGGCAGAAGGTGAAAGAGGTGCCCGACCATGTTAAGCCAATGGTTTCCACCAACTATTTGAAGAATGAATTTCAGAGATGGCTCGACAACTACCATGTGAAGTACATTCAAACCAACTCCATTGATTCGCCCTACCATGTCTGCTTTGGTGGAATGGCCTTCTCCTACCTGGTTGCACTCCCTGAGGAACGCTGCCACCTTATGCACCAGGAGCATGCCAAGGAGCATGGAGGGCACTAATGATCAATTTATTGCAGGTGCTTACTAGAATGAGTAATTATggggtttattttattttatatatattttttcctgaTATACAATTGTGACTTTTGATTGAAGCAAGTATTAAATCATTGAtgcttaatttttgggttttgctggTTTTTGTGTCTATTTTAGGAGTACTGTGATGTTTGGTTGCTTTGATCA
This genomic window contains:
- the LOC115967393 gene encoding uncharacterized protein LOC115967393, producing the protein MAMRKFYSKIKGQKVKEVPDHVKPMVSTNYLKNEFQRWLDNYHVKYIQTNSIDSPYHVCFGGMAFSYLVALPEERCHLMHQEHAKEHGGH
- the LOC115967392 gene encoding pentatricopeptide repeat-containing protein At3g18020-like, encoding MFRFIAPSPKFPIPQNHNHNHKTITLPLAAFFFTHTIIDQTPKREPEHDISITNNTSYWTKKIHRLCAKDRNVDEALRLLDRLSLRGYQPDSLNINTIIHALCHSHRFSEAHHRLLLFLSSHWVPDERTCNVLIARLLDSRTPYTTLHVILRLIHVKPEFVPSLPNYNRLMNQFCSLQRRPDEAHRLFFDMKSRGHCPNVVSYTTLINGYCRIGELGNAHKVFDEMGENGVVPNSLTYSVLLGGVLRERDIERGRELMCKLWEKVSDEKDLSVRNAAFANLVDSLCREGFFNEVFRIAENMPQGKSVCEEFVYGQIIDSLCKAGKHHGASRIVYIMRKRGFLPSLASYNTIIHGLCKEGGYMRAYQLLEEGIEFGYLPSEYTYKVLVEGLCKESDLYKARNLLQYMLNKKGVDRTRMFNIYLRALCLITNPTELLNALVSMLQNQCQPDVITLNTVINGFCKMGRIGEALKVLNDMIIGKFCSPDAVTFTTIIQGLLNVGRTQEAFDFLYHIMPERGVRPGVVTYNAVLHGLFKLQQANEAMGFFNRMASDGVSVDCTTYTIIIDGLCKANRIEEAMKFWDDVIWPSKYHDNYVYAALLKGLCCSGKFNEACHFLYELVDSGVSPNIFNYNILIDSACKLGLMREAYQVVGEMRRNGLAPDAVTWRILDKLHDM